One genomic window of Candidatus Pseudobacter hemicellulosilyticus includes the following:
- a CDS encoding patatin-like phospholipase family protein codes for MSLSPKNKIGLALSGGGYRATAFHLGTLRTLHRLGILDKVDVISTISGGSITGACYMASEKDFPEFYEELYMDLQRKNVIKWVLLSPIGLRFLLLLGILGGSFYFLFAGPAWLFPVIWLLVFILLYFFQFALLPISRRIEKVYNRFFYKGMTLDQLPAHPRLVIGATNLQTARPFVFSRTYMQDSTYQFLDEPIKFNPKGFPLARAVMASSCVPFAFTPVRIHRKFFQDPAQAKTIHPILVDGGVYDNQGIHKVMQKGSFACDIVITSDAGAGSSGELRFRNTFSLLLETVEVFMSRIKKVQMVRNVYDNAATAGKEIAYLSLGWDLDKCIPGFISNLAKGQITDKVKEAHGLLPEWIADPNAHEAAITQHLQDRTGYSTIKEPGPDAKALARKVGTNLTALSKARVDALVGQAAALTELQVKLYCPSLFTTKP; via the coding sequence ATGTCATTGTCACCAAAAAATAAAATTGGACTCGCCCTTTCCGGCGGCGGATACCGGGCCACAGCCTTTCACCTGGGAACGCTGCGCACCCTCCATCGCCTGGGTATTTTAGATAAGGTAGATGTGATCTCTACCATTTCCGGTGGTTCCATTACAGGTGCCTGTTATATGGCTTCTGAAAAAGACTTCCCGGAATTTTATGAGGAGCTGTATATGGACCTGCAGCGGAAGAATGTGATCAAATGGGTATTGTTATCGCCCATCGGGTTACGGTTCCTGCTCCTGCTGGGCATCCTGGGCGGTTCTTTCTATTTCCTGTTTGCCGGTCCGGCCTGGTTATTTCCTGTTATCTGGCTGCTGGTCTTTATCCTGCTGTATTTTTTCCAGTTTGCCCTGCTGCCCATCAGCCGGCGGATAGAGAAAGTGTATAACCGTTTTTTTTATAAAGGCATGACGCTGGACCAACTGCCGGCGCATCCCAGGCTGGTCATTGGCGCTACCAACCTGCAAACGGCCCGCCCATTTGTTTTCAGCAGGACCTATATGCAGGACAGTACTTACCAGTTTTTGGACGAACCAATTAAGTTCAATCCAAAAGGTTTCCCGCTGGCCAGGGCAGTGATGGCTTCCAGCTGCGTGCCCTTTGCCTTTACACCGGTCAGGATCCACCGGAAATTCTTCCAGGATCCTGCGCAGGCCAAGACCATTCATCCTATCCTGGTGGATGGTGGCGTGTATGATAACCAGGGTATTCATAAAGTGATGCAGAAAGGTTCTTTTGCCTGTGATATTGTGATCACCAGTGATGCCGGCGCCGGGTCTTCCGGCGAGCTGCGCTTCCGCAATACTTTCAGCCTGCTGCTGGAAACGGTGGAAGTGTTCATGTCCCGCATCAAAAAAGTACAGATGGTGCGCAACGTATATGATAATGCCGCCACTGCGGGCAAAGAAATAGCCTATTTATCCCTGGGCTGGGACCTGGATAAATGTATCCCGGGATTCATCAGCAACCTGGCCAAAGGCCAGATCACGGATAAAGTAAAGGAAGCCCATGGGTTATTACCCGAATGGATAGCCGATCCCAATGCACATGAAGCAGCTATTACGCAGCACTTACAGGATAGGACCGGCTATTCAACCATTAAGGAGCCCGGACCTGACGCCAAAGCGCTGGCCCGTAAGGTGGGCACCAACCTGACAGCGCTGAGCAAGGCCCGGGTGGATGCCCTGGTAGGCCAGGCGGCGGCGCTCACTGAGTTGCAGGTAAAACTATATTGTCCTTCATTGTTTACAACCAAGCCATGA
- a CDS encoding ABC transporter permease — translation MQHQERIWHLLGKKLAGEATGDELQELEELLRRSPDVTYSAGILSELWQQEKTPGRMEKKEVEDAFDRHLQRMAQKNADSAAQEGGPIPEYEQPFPWTRPGGAKAWLAQNLQTNGKLNSYFKSAWRNLSRNKVFSVINISGLAIGMASAILILIWIWREMGVDQFHAQRDRTYAVLNSSVSEGKTYTWSSTPHLLAPTLKASYPTLVDQTLRINWVGAFAFSVGNRFVETHGYITDPNYLSIFSFPLLQGDPATVLSNERSVVITESLARKLFDDQPAMGKLIRVDTSGYFYVSGILKDLPDNTSQHFEYLLPWSYMKDVGWNSEVWGHNNISTVVTLQPGVSEAAAGKAFAGIIQANDPTVPNQPYLHPMRKWYLWSQFDNGVSVGGRIHIVRLFGIIAAFILLIACINYMNLSTARSIKRAREVGIRKVVGAGKSSLVWQFLGESILISAVAGAIALVLLFPAVKGFNKLVDSAIHIPWNNPWAWLTALGFILFTGIIAGSYPAFFLAGYRPVSVIKGSFKAARTFMTPRKVLVVVQFTFAIVLIICSIIIYRQVRHGLQRDVGYNRNELAFIYNKGNADKHYAELKSALLNSGAVTSVTRISAPITEVWNTTDGFQWAGKDSSQRREFFQYTADDDYIKTIGLQLVAGRDFNRQQFARDTAAVIINETAARQTGFTRPLGQTLQMGPHRWTIIGIVKDFIPHSPYSRPFPICVLGPRDDLNVYGAVHFRFNPAHTDAENLATVKDIYNRINPGFPIAYHYVNEAFAVKVLDEKRMGALAFIFAGLTVLISCLGLYALAIYMAENRTKEIGVRKVLGASVAAITTLLSKDFLKLVLISFAIASPLAWWFMHSWLQQFDYHVHISWWIFVLTGILSVFIAIATVIQQSIKAALTNPINALRAE, via the coding sequence ATGCAGCACCAGGAAAGAATATGGCATTTATTGGGTAAAAAACTGGCTGGCGAAGCTACGGGAGATGAATTGCAGGAACTGGAAGAGTTGTTGCGCAGATCACCCGATGTCACTTATTCTGCCGGTATCCTGTCTGAGCTCTGGCAGCAGGAAAAAACACCCGGCCGTATGGAGAAGAAAGAAGTGGAGGATGCCTTTGACCGGCACCTGCAGCGGATGGCGCAGAAGAACGCTGATTCGGCGGCACAGGAAGGCGGCCCTATTCCGGAATATGAACAGCCTTTCCCCTGGACCAGGCCCGGCGGCGCCAAAGCCTGGCTGGCCCAAAACCTCCAGACTAACGGTAAACTGAACAGCTATTTTAAATCCGCCTGGCGCAATCTTTCCCGTAACAAGGTTTTCTCCGTGATCAATATCAGCGGCCTGGCCATTGGTATGGCCAGCGCTATCCTTATCCTGATCTGGATCTGGCGGGAAATGGGGGTAGACCAGTTCCATGCCCAGCGGGACCGCACCTATGCCGTGCTGAACAGCTCGGTTTCCGAGGGCAAGACCTACACCTGGTCCTCCACCCCGCACCTGCTGGCGCCCACCCTGAAAGCCAGCTACCCAACACTGGTGGACCAGACCCTGCGCATCAACTGGGTAGGCGCTTTTGCCTTCAGCGTGGGTAACCGCTTTGTAGAAACACATGGTTATATCACAGATCCCAATTACCTGTCCATATTCAGCTTTCCCCTGCTGCAGGGCGATCCCGCTACGGTCCTGAGCAATGAACGCTCCGTAGTGATCACGGAATCCCTGGCCCGTAAATTATTTGATGACCAGCCCGCTATGGGCAAGCTGATCCGGGTGGATACCAGCGGTTACTTCTATGTCAGCGGCATCCTTAAAGACCTGCCCGATAATACTTCCCAGCATTTTGAATACCTGCTGCCCTGGAGCTACATGAAAGACGTGGGTTGGAACAGCGAGGTCTGGGGCCATAACAATATATCAACTGTAGTGACCCTGCAACCCGGAGTATCGGAAGCCGCAGCGGGTAAAGCCTTTGCCGGCATCATACAGGCCAATGATCCTACGGTGCCCAACCAGCCTTACCTGCATCCCATGCGCAAATGGTATCTCTGGTCGCAATTTGATAACGGCGTCAGCGTAGGCGGCCGCATCCATATTGTCCGGCTCTTTGGCATCATTGCCGCTTTCATCCTGCTGATAGCCTGCATCAATTATATGAACCTGAGTACAGCCCGCAGCATCAAGCGGGCAAGGGAAGTAGGCATCCGCAAAGTGGTGGGCGCCGGCAAAAGCTCCCTGGTCTGGCAGTTCCTCGGTGAATCCATACTGATCTCGGCAGTGGCCGGAGCCATAGCTTTGGTCCTGTTATTCCCTGCTGTCAAAGGATTCAATAAGCTGGTGGATAGCGCCATCCATATTCCCTGGAACAATCCCTGGGCCTGGCTGACAGCCCTCGGCTTCATCCTCTTCACCGGCATTATTGCCGGCAGCTATCCCGCTTTCTTCCTGGCAGGTTACCGGCCCGTCAGCGTGATCAAAGGAAGCTTCAAAGCTGCACGGACTTTTATGACCCCACGCAAAGTGCTGGTGGTGGTACAGTTCACTTTTGCCATTGTACTGATCATCTGCAGCATCATTATTTACCGACAGGTAAGGCATGGCCTGCAGCGTGATGTGGGCTATAACCGGAATGAGCTGGCCTTTATCTACAACAAAGGCAATGCGGACAAACATTATGCGGAGCTGAAATCCGCCCTGCTGAACAGCGGCGCAGTTACCAGCGTGACCCGGATCAGCGCGCCCATCACGGAAGTATGGAATACTACAGACGGGTTCCAGTGGGCCGGCAAGGACAGCAGCCAGCGCAGGGAATTTTTCCAGTATACCGCGGACGACGATTATATTAAGACCATCGGCCTGCAACTGGTAGCGGGCCGCGATTTCAACCGGCAGCAGTTTGCCCGTGATACAGCAGCTGTCATCATCAATGAGACCGCCGCCAGGCAGACTGGATTTACCCGGCCCCTGGGACAAACTTTACAAATGGGCCCGCACCGCTGGACCATTATCGGCATCGTCAAAGACTTTATACCGCATAGCCCCTATAGCAGGCCCTTCCCTATCTGCGTGCTGGGCCCCAGGGACGACCTCAACGTATACGGCGCCGTGCATTTCCGGTTCAACCCCGCCCATACGGATGCAGAGAACCTGGCCACCGTCAAAGACATCTATAACCGGATCAACCCGGGCTTTCCTATCGCCTATCATTACGTGAATGAGGCATTTGCCGTTAAAGTGCTGGACGAAAAAAGAATGGGCGCCCTGGCCTTTATCTTTGCCGGACTCACCGTTCTCATCTCCTGCCTGGGCCTGTATGCACTGGCTATCTATATGGCAGAGAACAGGACCAAAGAGATCGGGGTAAGAAAAGTACTGGGTGCTTCCGTAGCCGCTATCACTACGCTCCTGTCCAAAGATTTCCTGAAGCTGGTGCTGATCTCTTTTGCCATTGCTTCGCCCCTGGCCTGGTGGTTCATGCATTCCTGGTTGCAGCAGTTCGATTACCATGTGCATATCAGCTGGTGGATATTTGTGCTGACAGGTATCCTGTCCGTCTTTATTGCCATTGCCACGGTGATCCAGCAATCCATCAAAGCGGCGCTGACCAATCCCATCAATGCCTTACGGGCCGAATAG
- a CDS encoding ATP-binding protein, which translates to MRLQTKLTLGISFLFLIIVVFGVLGIVSLTRLQRDAERILQNNYETLVYNNRMLKALDQLPADSTAWQLFDESLRQQETNVTEPGEKEATQSLRRYFGQLQTYPADSLALSGIRQQIRLVNDLNQAAILRKHQQTKDTAENAVTWMSIIFTALALIAFTLVINFPSVISGPIRSLAEGIGAIAGKDYSKRIHLSRKDEFGELANAFNSMAARLDEYEHSNLAKLTFEKTRIETIINQMRDAIIGFDEQRRLLFMNTVAENLTGLREKDVAGQYGPDLALRNDLLRTLLQRDSPAELKIFADSRESYFTREYIEVKNEETIIGEVIVLRNITPFHELDEAKTNFIATVSHELKTPISGIKMSAKLLEDTRVGSLNKEQQELLQGIRDDADRLLRITSELLSLSQVETGNIQLKLQPAQPAAIVHQAVGAVQFMAQQQQLTIRTSLAPNLPAVLADPEKTSWVLINFLTNALRYSPEKGVVDLAVMMKDQRVQFTVQDQGRGIDGQYLPRIFDRYYKVPGSYEQSGTGLGLAISKEFIEAQGGAIWAESHIGEGSRFGFSLAVSPAVTE; encoded by the coding sequence ATGCGTTTACAAACTAAACTGACGCTGGGCATAAGCTTCCTCTTCCTGATCATCGTTGTATTCGGTGTTTTGGGCATTGTGTCCCTGACCCGCCTCCAGCGCGATGCCGAGCGGATCCTGCAAAACAACTACGAAACCCTGGTGTACAATAACCGGATGCTGAAAGCGCTGGACCAGTTGCCTGCGGACAGCACCGCCTGGCAATTGTTTGACGAGAGCCTGCGCCAGCAGGAGACCAATGTCACCGAGCCCGGCGAAAAAGAAGCCACCCAATCCCTGCGCCGCTACTTTGGCCAGTTGCAGACGTATCCCGCAGATTCCCTGGCCCTCAGCGGCATCCGCCAGCAGATCAGGCTGGTGAACGATCTCAACCAGGCCGCCATCCTGCGCAAACACCAGCAGACAAAAGATACCGCGGAGAATGCCGTGACCTGGATGAGCATCATCTTCACTGCCCTGGCGCTGATCGCTTTTACACTGGTGATCAATTTCCCTTCCGTGATCAGCGGGCCTATCCGCTCCCTGGCGGAAGGCATTGGCGCTATTGCCGGCAAGGACTATTCCAAACGCATACACCTGTCCCGGAAAGATGAGTTCGGGGAACTGGCCAATGCTTTCAACAGCATGGCCGCCCGGCTGGATGAATACGAACATAGCAACCTGGCCAAACTGACTTTTGAGAAGACCAGGATTGAGACCATCATCAACCAGATGCGGGACGCTATTATCGGTTTCGATGAGCAACGGCGCCTGCTCTTCATGAATACGGTAGCGGAGAACCTGACAGGATTGCGGGAGAAGGATGTTGCAGGACAATACGGGCCCGACCTGGCGCTGCGGAACGACCTGCTGCGCACGCTCCTGCAACGGGATTCACCTGCCGAACTGAAGATCTTTGCAGACAGCCGGGAAAGTTATTTCACCCGGGAATATATTGAAGTAAAGAATGAGGAAACCATCATTGGTGAAGTGATCGTACTGCGCAATATCACGCCCTTCCATGAGTTGGACGAGGCCAAGACAAATTTCATAGCCACCGTATCCCATGAATTGAAGACGCCGATCTCCGGCATCAAGATGAGCGCAAAATTGCTGGAAGATACCCGCGTGGGCAGCCTTAACAAAGAGCAGCAGGAATTATTACAGGGCATCCGGGATGATGCAGACCGGCTGCTCCGGATCACCAGTGAATTGCTGAGCCTCTCGCAGGTGGAAACGGGCAATATTCAATTGAAGTTGCAACCCGCGCAGCCCGCCGCCATTGTACACCAGGCAGTAGGCGCCGTGCAGTTCATGGCGCAACAGCAGCAGCTGACCATCCGGACCTCCCTTGCTCCCAACCTGCCTGCTGTCCTGGCCGATCCGGAAAAGACCAGCTGGGTGCTGATCAATTTCCTCACCAACGCCCTCCGCTATTCCCCGGAGAAAGGAGTAGTGGACCTGGCCGTGATGATGAAAGACCAGCGGGTACAGTTCACTGTGCAGGACCAGGGCCGGGGTATTGACGGACAATATTTACCCCGCATTTTTGACAGGTATTATAAAGTCCCCGGCTCCTATGAGCAATCCGGTACCGGGCTGGGACTGGCTATCTCCAAAGAATTCATTGAAGCGCAGGGCGGCGCTATCTGGGCGGAAAGCCATATTGGCGAAGGCAGCCGCTTTGGCTTCTCGCTCGCAGTATCGCCCGCTGTCACGGAGTAG
- a CDS encoding sensor protein KdpD, whose amino-acid sequence MSSADSPQHFLDLIKQSRKGKFKVYIGMSAGVGKTYRMLQEAHSLLRNGVDVKIGYVETHQRQETRALVEGLPVIPRRHLFYKGKDLEEMDLQAILNLRPEVVIVDELAHTNIDGSRNAKRWQDVQDILNAGINVISAVNIQHMESLHEEVLAITGLEVTERVPDSILQQADEVVNIDLTADELVTRLKEGKIYTPDKIPLALNNFFQAEKILQLRELALKEVASQVEGKIERELPRGAQLRPERFLACIGSNHTTAKMVIRKTARLAAYYHSRWYAGYVQTPAESGDRIGLAAQRHLINNFKLATELGGEVIKVQHPNIARGILEVAEQKGITTICIGKPHFTLRKLILNTAVFNQLLNKLATADIDIVILS is encoded by the coding sequence ATGTCATCAGCAGACAGTCCGCAGCATTTCCTGGACCTGATCAAACAGTCGCGCAAAGGAAAATTCAAGGTCTACATCGGCATGAGCGCCGGTGTGGGCAAAACCTATCGCATGCTGCAGGAAGCGCATAGCCTGCTGCGGAATGGCGTGGATGTGAAGATCGGTTACGTGGAAACCCATCAGCGGCAGGAGACCAGGGCACTGGTAGAAGGGTTGCCGGTGATCCCGCGCCGCCACCTTTTCTATAAGGGTAAGGACCTGGAAGAAATGGACCTGCAGGCCATCCTTAACCTGCGGCCTGAAGTGGTGATAGTGGATGAGCTGGCGCATACCAATATTGACGGGAGCCGTAACGCCAAACGCTGGCAGGATGTCCAGGACATTCTCAATGCCGGCATCAACGTGATCAGCGCCGTCAATATCCAGCATATGGAAAGCCTGCATGAGGAAGTGCTGGCCATTACGGGCCTGGAAGTAACGGAAAGGGTTCCGGACAGCATCCTGCAACAGGCCGATGAAGTGGTGAACATAGACCTTACGGCAGATGAGCTGGTGACCCGGCTGAAAGAAGGAAAGATCTATACGCCGGACAAGATCCCGCTGGCCCTGAATAATTTTTTCCAGGCCGAAAAGATCCTGCAGCTGCGGGAGCTGGCATTGAAAGAAGTAGCTTCCCAGGTTGAGGGAAAGATTGAGCGGGAGCTGCCAAGGGGCGCCCAGCTGAGGCCGGAAAGATTCCTGGCCTGCATAGGCAGTAACCATACCACGGCTAAAATGGTGATCCGGAAAACGGCGCGGCTGGCGGCCTATTACCATTCCCGCTGGTATGCCGGCTATGTGCAGACGCCGGCGGAATCGGGGGACAGGATCGGCCTGGCGGCGCAGCGCCACCTGATCAATAATTTCAAGCTGGCCACCGAACTGGGCGGTGAGGTGATCAAAGTGCAGCACCCCAATATTGCCCGGGGTATCCTGGAAGTCGCCGAACAGAAAGGCATCACCACCATCTGTATCGGCAAGCCCCATTTTACCCTGCGGAAGCTGATCCTGAATACGGCCGTTTTTAACCAGCTGCTCAACAAGCTGGCTACGGCTGATATTGATATCGTAATTTTATCCTAA
- a CDS encoding porin: MKKLMMAGALAAGICSSVLAQEEAKTTFTLSGYAELYYTYDANRPLNNTRPGFVYSHHRANEVNLNLAFLKGNYSAERLRANLAIGAGTYMNANLAAEPGVLKNIYEANAGVKLSKTHNLWLDAGILPSHIGFESAIGKDNWTLTRSLVADNSPYYEAGAKLGYTSKNEKWYLAVLYLNGWQRIQRVDGNTTPAAGIQLSFKPAAAVTLNYSGFAGNDKPDSARLMRYYHNLYGIFQLSPQFGIMAGFDYGLEQQEKGSSKLNNWFTPVLILQYKPDATNSLAVRGEYFQDKNGVIISSGTPAGFKTIGWSINYDRQLFNKAVWRIELRSLHGKEDYFSKRDQSATKNNLFVSTALAIAF; this comes from the coding sequence ATGAAAAAACTCATGATGGCCGGTGCTCTGGCTGCAGGGATCTGCAGCAGCGTCCTGGCCCAGGAAGAAGCGAAAACTACTTTTACACTCAGCGGTTATGCAGAACTGTATTACACGTATGACGCCAACAGGCCGCTCAACAATACCCGGCCAGGTTTTGTGTACAGTCATCACCGGGCCAATGAGGTCAATCTTAACCTGGCTTTCCTGAAAGGGAATTATTCCGCGGAGCGGTTAAGGGCCAACCTGGCCATCGGCGCCGGGACCTATATGAACGCCAACCTGGCTGCGGAGCCCGGCGTGCTAAAGAATATCTATGAGGCCAATGCCGGGGTGAAGCTTTCTAAAACCCATAACCTCTGGCTGGATGCCGGCATCCTGCCTTCGCATATCGGTTTTGAAAGCGCTATCGGTAAAGACAACTGGACCCTGACGCGCAGCCTGGTGGCCGATAACTCGCCCTACTATGAGGCCGGCGCAAAACTGGGTTATACCAGCAAAAATGAAAAATGGTACCTCGCCGTCCTGTACCTGAACGGCTGGCAACGCATCCAGCGGGTAGACGGGAATACCACGCCTGCCGCCGGTATACAGCTCAGCTTCAAACCAGCTGCTGCTGTAACTCTGAACTACAGCGGTTTTGCCGGGAACGATAAACCAGACAGCGCCCGGCTGATGCGGTACTATCATAACCTGTATGGTATTTTTCAATTGAGCCCGCAGTTTGGTATCATGGCCGGGTTTGACTATGGATTGGAGCAGCAGGAAAAAGGAAGCAGTAAGCTCAATAACTGGTTTACGCCTGTGCTGATCCTGCAGTACAAGCCGGACGCAACCAACAGCCTGGCCGTACGCGGAGAATATTTCCAGGACAAGAACGGCGTTATTATCTCTTCAGGAACACCGGCCGGTTTCAAAACAATTGGCTGGAGCATCAACTACGACCGGCAGTTGTTCAATAAAGCGGTCTGGCGTATAGAACTGCGCAGCCTGCACGGAAAGGAAGATTATTTCAGCAAACGGGATCAAAGCGCCACTAAGAACAATTTATTTGTTTCAACAGCACTGGCCATTGCCTTTTAA
- a CDS encoding K(+)-transporting ATPase subunit C — protein sequence MKKYILPSIKMTGVMLVLCALIYPAIIAMIGTVAPGGGQGEKVLVDGNVVGYANIGQKFTSDAYFWGRPSAVDYNAAGSAGSNKGPSNPDYLQTVQQRIDTFLVHHPGIHKEQLPAELVTASGSGLDPDISPAAAQVQVKRIAQVRGIAEEKVAALVQAQTEQPLLGLLGPARINVLRLNIALDKLQ from the coding sequence ATGAAAAAATATATACTGCCTTCCATCAAAATGACCGGGGTAATGCTTGTACTCTGTGCCCTGATCTACCCGGCCATTATTGCTATGATCGGCACCGTGGCGCCCGGCGGCGGCCAGGGAGAAAAAGTGCTGGTGGATGGTAACGTGGTGGGCTATGCCAACATAGGTCAAAAATTCACCAGCGATGCCTATTTCTGGGGCCGTCCTTCGGCCGTGGACTACAATGCCGCCGGTTCGGCGGGTTCCAATAAAGGACCCTCCAATCCAGATTACCTGCAAACAGTGCAGCAGCGGATAGATACTTTCCTGGTACATCACCCGGGCATCCATAAAGAACAGCTCCCCGCTGAGCTGGTAACGGCTTCCGGCAGCGGCCTGGACCCGGATATTTCTCCTGCTGCCGCCCAGGTACAGGTAAAGCGTATTGCGCAGGTACGTGGCATAGCGGAAGAGAAAGTAGCGGCCCTGGTGCAGGCGCAGACAGAACAACCCCTGCTGGGTTTGTTGGGGCCGGCGCGGATCAATGTACTCCGGCTCAATATCGCCTTAGATAAATTACAATAA
- the kdpB gene encoding potassium-transporting ATPase subunit KdpB, with translation MRNSNQSALFPRQLMAAALKQSFLKLNPVTMFRNPVMFTVEIGTFIMLLVCCWIAAGETTQGSLGYNIGITAILLITLLFANFAEAIAEARGKAQADSLRRTREDTPAKKLEPENGQSGARISLVRSSLLRKGDLFVCEAGDLIPMDGEIVEGIATVDESAITGESAPVIREAGGDKSSVTGGTKVLSDRILVKVTTEPGESFLDKMIALVEGASRQKTPNEIALTILLASFTLIFVIVCVTLKPFADYANTAITIAAFISLFVCLIPTTIGGLLSAIGIAGMDRALRANVITKSGKAVETAGDLDTLLLDKTGTITIGNRKATHFHPSATIPEALFIETCLLASLADETPEGKSIIELGVSQGFKKPVPDLAAMKFLPFTAETRTSGIETMEGLRIRKGAADAIKNLVQKAGNGFPLETAEQVERIAKNGGTPLVVSRNEQVVGVIELQDIIKPGIRERFDRLRKMGVKTVMVTGDNPLTAKFIAEKAGVDDFIAEAKPADKMNYIKQEQQSGKLVAMMGDGTNDAPALAQADVGVAMNSGTQAAKEAGNMVDLDNDPTKLIEIVEIGKQLLMTRGTLTTFSIANDVAKYFAIVPALFIGSIPALQALNIMQLQSPESAILSAVIFNALIIPALIPLALRGVAYRPIGASALLRRNLLVYGLGGVIVPFLGIKLIDLLLSLFIHF, from the coding sequence ATGCGAAATTCCAATCAGTCCGCTTTATTCCCGCGCCAGCTCATGGCGGCGGCGCTGAAGCAGTCGTTCCTGAAGCTGAACCCCGTTACTATGTTCCGCAACCCGGTCATGTTCACCGTGGAGATAGGGACTTTCATTATGCTGCTGGTCTGCTGCTGGATAGCTGCCGGCGAAACCACGCAAGGGAGCCTGGGATATAATATAGGGATCACAGCTATCCTGCTGATCACCCTGCTCTTTGCCAATTTTGCGGAAGCCATTGCTGAAGCCCGCGGCAAGGCGCAGGCTGATAGCCTGCGTCGCACAAGAGAAGATACGCCCGCCAAAAAACTGGAACCGGAGAACGGCCAGTCCGGTGCGCGGATCAGCCTGGTCCGTTCTTCACTGCTGCGTAAAGGTGACCTGTTTGTTTGCGAAGCCGGCGACCTCATCCCTATGGACGGTGAAATTGTAGAAGGCATTGCTACCGTAGATGAAAGTGCTATCACGGGTGAATCAGCGCCCGTGATCCGGGAAGCCGGCGGTGATAAATCCTCCGTGACCGGCGGCACCAAAGTATTGTCGGACCGGATCCTGGTGAAAGTGACCACTGAACCCGGTGAGAGTTTCCTGGATAAGATGATCGCACTGGTGGAAGGGGCTTCCCGGCAGAAGACGCCCAATGAGATAGCGCTTACCATCCTGCTGGCCAGCTTTACGCTGATCTTTGTGATCGTCTGCGTTACCCTTAAACCCTTTGCTGATTATGCCAATACGGCCATCACCATTGCGGCCTTTATATCGCTCTTTGTCTGCCTGATCCCCACCACCATTGGCGGCCTGCTGTCGGCCATCGGGATTGCCGGCATGGACAGAGCCCTGCGGGCCAATGTGATCACCAAAAGCGGTAAGGCGGTGGAAACAGCGGGCGACCTGGACACCCTGCTGCTGGATAAAACAGGCACCATCACCATCGGTAACCGGAAGGCCACTCACTTCCACCCGTCCGCAACTATTCCGGAAGCCCTGTTCATTGAAACCTGCCTGCTGGCTTCCCTGGCCGATGAAACGCCGGAGGGCAAATCCATCATAGAGCTGGGTGTCAGCCAGGGTTTCAAAAAGCCTGTACCCGACCTGGCCGCTATGAAATTCCTGCCTTTCACGGCCGAGACCCGCACCAGCGGCATTGAGACCATGGAGGGACTTCGTATCCGGAAAGGCGCAGCAGACGCCATCAAAAATTTAGTGCAAAAAGCGGGCAACGGCTTTCCGCTGGAAACAGCGGAGCAGGTAGAAAGGATTGCTAAGAACGGCGGCACCCCGCTGGTGGTGAGCCGCAATGAACAGGTGGTAGGCGTGATAGAATTGCAGGATATCATCAAACCCGGTATCCGCGAGCGTTTTGACCGCCTGCGTAAAATGGGCGTCAAGACCGTGATGGTCACCGGTGATAACCCGCTCACCGCAAAATTCATTGCGGAGAAAGCCGGCGTGGATGATTTCATTGCGGAGGCTAAGCCAGCCGACAAGATGAATTATATCAAACAGGAACAGCAAAGCGGCAAGCTGGTGGCGATGATGGGGGATGGCACCAATGATGCACCGGCCCTGGCGCAGGCCGATGTGGGCGTGGCCATGAACAGTGGCACGCAGGCTGCCAAAGAAGCGGGCAATATGGTGGACCTGGACAATGATCCCACCAAGCTCATTGAGATAGTAGAGATCGGCAAGCAATTGCTGATGACCCGGGGAACGCTTACTACTTTTTCCATTGCCAACGATGTGGCCAAATATTTTGCTATTGTGCCGGCGCTGTTCATCGGCTCCATCCCGGCCCTGCAGGCCCTGAACATCATGCAGCTGCAAAGCCCGGAAAGCGCTATCCTCTCAGCAGTCATTTTCAATGCCCTCATTATACCGGCACTGATCCCGCTGGCCCTGCGTGGTGTGGCTTACCGGCCCATCGGCGCCAGCGCCCTGTTGCGCCGCAACCTGCTGGTATATGGCCTGGGCGGTGTGATAGTGCCCTTCCTCGGTATCAAGCTGATTGATCTGCTCCTGAGCCTTTTCATTCACTTCTAA